The Shewanella mangrovisoli genome has a window encoding:
- a CDS encoding response regulator transcription factor: MHILLAEDQAMVRGALAALLTLAGGFTITQASNGDEALSLLKQQHFDLLLTDIEMPGRTGLELASWLKEQHSHTKVVVITTFGRAGYIKRAIEAGVGGFLLKDAPSETLVNAIQQVSAGKRVIDPELAIMAIGDIDPLNDKERRALRFASEGKSTAEIAEMLFIAEGTVRNYLSEAIAKLNASNRIDAARIAKQKGWL, from the coding sequence ATGCACATTCTTCTCGCGGAAGATCAGGCCATGGTACGCGGCGCGCTCGCAGCACTGTTAACCCTAGCGGGTGGTTTTACCATCACCCAAGCCAGCAATGGCGATGAAGCCTTAAGCCTGCTGAAACAACAACATTTCGATCTACTCCTGACGGATATCGAAATGCCAGGGCGCACCGGCCTGGAATTAGCGTCTTGGTTGAAAGAACAACATAGCCATACCAAGGTCGTGGTTATCACTACCTTTGGCCGCGCAGGTTACATCAAACGCGCCATTGAAGCGGGCGTAGGTGGTTTTTTACTGAAGGATGCGCCCTCGGAAACCTTAGTCAACGCCATCCAACAGGTGAGCGCGGGTAAGCGGGTTATCGATCCTGAGCTGGCAATCATGGCGATTGGCGATATCGATCCCCTCAATGATAAAGAGCGCCGCGCCCTACGTTTTGCCAGTGAAGGCAAATCCACCGCCGAGATAGCCGAGATGCTGTTTATTGCCGAAGGCACGGTACGTAACTATCTATCCGAAGCCATTGCCAAACTCAATGCGAGCAACCGAATCGATGCCGCCCGCATCGCCAAGCAAAAAGGTTGGTTATAG
- a CDS encoding DUF1963 domain-containing protein, which produces MDMLLAENSPIRQRLLEQKLAQFKDPKLANVLSAFIRSSVDLYPCANEDYTQLGNSRLGGLPDLPDGMDYPVTLVGREEMLDAYAEEFDHTREYVEEHYCWSQDWDWDEAAQAFRVPMQFIAQLNCSELKAFQSYLPREGRLLFFLERWRFSEMLRGHVYYVAEDQQLNSGKAIAEPKFDDAICANYEYEAAYQLQGIASIKMIATDMVNSDNPHLLKLAKARLQALPEPQQAMVLEALAVVDDELVPEWQDQLYFFDLMKMNKHGLIPGQILTQTQWSALPDWQSSNLQALLVPEQPLPYYNGIASINGHGDSRYKAPELHAAAELGGNAEDYLVLLKVVYSEHSMQLNFIIHQADLALGKFDRIYCIYDY; this is translated from the coding sequence ATGGATATGTTGTTAGCAGAAAATTCCCCCATCCGTCAGCGGTTGCTTGAGCAAAAGCTGGCACAGTTTAAAGACCCCAAGCTTGCTAACGTTCTCTCGGCGTTTATTCGCAGTAGTGTCGATCTCTATCCCTGCGCAAATGAAGACTATACCCAGTTAGGTAACAGCCGATTGGGTGGATTGCCGGATTTGCCTGATGGTATGGATTATCCGGTGACTTTGGTCGGACGGGAGGAGATGTTGGATGCTTACGCTGAGGAATTCGACCACACTCGCGAGTATGTCGAGGAGCATTATTGTTGGTCGCAAGATTGGGACTGGGATGAGGCGGCGCAGGCCTTCCGTGTGCCCATGCAATTTATCGCACAGCTCAACTGTAGCGAACTGAAGGCGTTTCAATCTTACTTGCCTCGAGAAGGGCGATTGTTGTTCTTTTTGGAGCGCTGGAGATTCTCGGAAATGCTTCGCGGCCATGTCTATTATGTCGCTGAAGATCAGCAGCTTAACTCTGGGAAAGCGATTGCCGAACCTAAGTTCGACGATGCTATATGTGCAAACTATGAGTATGAAGCGGCTTATCAACTTCAGGGGATTGCCAGCATTAAGATGATAGCCACTGACATGGTTAATAGTGACAACCCGCATTTATTAAAGTTAGCCAAGGCGCGTTTACAAGCGCTACCAGAACCGCAACAAGCCATGGTGCTGGAGGCCCTAGCGGTTGTAGATGATGAATTGGTACCAGAGTGGCAAGATCAGCTCTATTTCTTTGATCTAATGAAAATGAATAAACACGGGTTAATCCCCGGTCAGATTCTTACTCAAACACAATGGTCTGCGCTACCTGACTGGCAGTCATCCAACTTGCAGGCATTGCTCGTCCCCGAGCAGCCGCTGCCGTATTACAATGGTATCGCCAGCATTAATGGTCATGGTGATAGCCGCTATAAAGCCCCGGAGCTCCACGCCGCGGCTGAATTAGGCGGTAATGCCGAAGATTATCTGGTGCTGCTTAAAGTCGTCTATAGTGAGCACTCTATGCAGTTGAATTTTATTATCCACCAAGCGGATTTAGCGCTAGGCAAATTCGATCGCATTTACTGCATTTATGATTATTAG